One part of the Enterococcus sp. DIV1094 genome encodes these proteins:
- a CDS encoding competence/damage-inducible protein A, which produces MKSEIIAVGTELLLGQVVNTNATFLSEQLADLGIDVYYHTVVGDNPTRLNDLLQLAESRSELIILCGGLGPTEDDLTKEVVAQHLGRELIQNTEGYKKLLAFFETRKRKMTENNLQQSQIIEGGTPLPNRTGLALGTFYQTEKNAYLLLPGPPSELKPMFMEQVRPLLEQHFPSEEKLISKVLRFYGIGESQLVTDLKDLIATQINPTIAPYAKPNEVTLRLTVKTSDVHAGNQALHALEEKIQARVGEYFYGYGDDYSLPQAVVDLLKEQGKTVTVAESLTAGAFQSALGAIPGVSQVFSGGFVTYSADTKAKLLGIDPGLLEQFGTVSQECAEQMALRARQLVGADYAVALTGVAGPDTLEGHPAGTVWLAVASNEGVEAKEYHFTKDRSAIRNSAMMQGFDLLRKQLLRKK; this is translated from the coding sequence ATGAAATCTGAAATCATAGCAGTAGGAACAGAATTACTCCTGGGACAAGTCGTGAATACGAATGCGACATTTTTATCCGAACAACTCGCGGATCTAGGGATCGACGTCTATTATCATACCGTTGTCGGGGATAATCCCACTCGTTTGAATGATTTACTCCAACTAGCTGAATCAAGAAGCGAGCTGATCATTTTATGTGGTGGATTAGGACCAACAGAAGATGACTTGACCAAAGAAGTTGTCGCACAACACCTTGGTAGAGAACTGATCCAAAATACAGAAGGATATAAGAAATTACTGGCATTTTTCGAAACCAGAAAAAGAAAAATGACAGAGAATAACTTACAGCAATCACAAATCATTGAAGGTGGCACCCCATTACCAAATCGAACGGGTCTAGCTTTAGGCACGTTTTACCAAACAGAAAAAAATGCGTATCTTTTACTACCTGGTCCACCGAGTGAACTGAAGCCGATGTTTATGGAACAAGTGCGTCCACTGTTAGAACAACACTTTCCTTCAGAAGAAAAGCTGATCTCAAAAGTATTGCGCTTTTATGGAATCGGTGAATCACAATTAGTGACAGATCTAAAAGACTTGATCGCTACACAAATCAATCCTACGATTGCCCCTTATGCGAAGCCAAATGAAGTCACGTTGCGATTGACCGTCAAAACGTCAGACGTCCACGCGGGGAATCAAGCATTGCACGCATTGGAAGAAAAGATCCAAGCGCGCGTCGGTGAATACTTTTATGGATATGGCGATGATTATTCTTTACCGCAAGCAGTCGTCGATTTACTAAAAGAGCAAGGAAAAACAGTGACGGTTGCTGAGAGTTTGACAGCTGGGGCCTTTCAATCAGCACTAGGCGCGATCCCAGGGGTCTCACAAGTCTTTTCAGGTGGATTTGTGACTTACTCAGCAGACACGAAAGCAAAGCTCTTAGGCATCGATCCAGGCCTATTAGAACAGTTTGGCACAGTCAGCCAAGAGTGCGCGGAACAAATGGCGCTACGTGCCCGACAACTCGTCGGTGCAGACTATGCAGTAGCATTAACTGGTGTGGCAGGACCAGATACATTAGAAGGACATCCTGCTGGCACAGTTTGGCTTGCAGTGGCCTCAAACGAAGGGGTGGAAGCGAAGGAATATCACTTTACAAAAGACCGTTCGGCAATCAGAAATAGTGCAATGATGCAAGGATTTGATCTGCTAAGGAAGCAACTATTAAGAAAAAAATAA
- the pgsA gene encoding CDP-diacylglycerol--glycerol-3-phosphate 3-phosphatidyltransferase, with amino-acid sequence MNLPNQLTVLRICMIPVFILVVGLPLDWGQLTVGTTSLAITQLVGAIIFALASVTDWLDGKIARSRGLVTNFGKFADPLADKMLVMTAFIMLVGQGKAPAWVIAIIVCRELAVTGLRLLLVEDGEVMAAAWPGKVKTATQMIAIILLFINNIPFNLINVPLDQIMLYACLIFTIYSGVDYFIKNRGVFKGSM; translated from the coding sequence GTGAATTTACCAAATCAATTAACTGTACTTAGAATCTGCATGATTCCAGTGTTTATTTTAGTCGTCGGCCTTCCGTTAGATTGGGGGCAATTAACGGTGGGAACAACGTCACTAGCTATCACACAATTAGTAGGTGCAATCATTTTTGCGTTAGCAAGTGTGACGGATTGGCTCGATGGGAAAATTGCTCGTTCACGCGGGCTAGTCACTAACTTCGGAAAATTTGCTGATCCATTAGCAGACAAAATGTTGGTCATGACAGCTTTCATCATGTTAGTCGGTCAAGGCAAAGCACCAGCTTGGGTGATCGCGATCATCGTTTGCCGTGAGTTAGCTGTAACAGGCTTACGATTATTGCTTGTTGAAGATGGGGAAGTTATGGCAGCTGCTTGGCCTGGAAAAGTAAAAACAGCTACTCAAATGATTGCGATCATTTTATTATTTATCAACAATATCCCATTCAACTTGATCAATGTACCTCTTGATCAAATCATGCTATATGCTTGTCTGATTTTTACGATCTATTCAGGTGTCGATTACTTCATCAAAAATCGTGGCGTGTTCAAAGGGTCAATGTAA
- a CDS encoding helix-turn-helix domain-containing protein, whose protein sequence is MAFETIGEKLRQARLNKKISLDELQQMTKIQKRYLESIDQNDFDQLPGKFYVRAFIRQYAEAVGEDGDYLVDVFDGKKSFADETIQKRPEPETVSGSRKAMHEEEKNLTKFWTSLPVILLGLVAVAIITVVAYMSWQDRQTEPIIGGTASTVSVVGSITEEETETSESTVESTVESTTESTEEEKKMTITPGQDTGSAISIEVKDAKKPITLEFTANERVWIGVQLNNTFDYHYQETLVANDIKTTELPENTTNAMITLGAASNATVKLNGEELPINAGPNNTSLKNISLSLQYAE, encoded by the coding sequence GTGGCTTTTGAAACCATCGGGGAAAAATTACGGCAAGCCCGTTTAAACAAAAAAATATCTTTAGATGAATTACAACAAATGACGAAAATTCAAAAACGTTACTTGGAATCGATCGATCAAAACGACTTTGATCAACTACCAGGTAAATTTTATGTTCGTGCATTTATTCGCCAATATGCAGAAGCGGTTGGTGAAGATGGGGATTATTTAGTGGATGTTTTTGATGGGAAAAAATCTTTTGCAGATGAAACCATCCAAAAACGACCAGAACCAGAAACTGTGAGTGGCTCAAGAAAAGCCATGCATGAAGAAGAAAAGAACCTGACGAAATTTTGGACAAGTCTGCCAGTGATTTTATTGGGACTAGTGGCTGTAGCGATCATCACAGTGGTCGCATATATGTCATGGCAAGATCGTCAAACTGAACCAATCATTGGTGGAACAGCTTCAACGGTATCTGTCGTTGGTTCGATCACAGAAGAGGAAACCGAGACAAGTGAATCGACGGTTGAATCAACAGTGGAATCGACCACAGAATCAACAGAAGAAGAGAAAAAAATGACCATCACGCCTGGTCAAGATACAGGAAGCGCGATTTCGATCGAGGTAAAGGATGCGAAAAAACCGATCACGTTGGAATTCACAGCGAATGAGCGTGTCTGGATCGGTGTCCAATTGAACAATACGTTTGACTATCACTACCAAGAAACCTTGGTTGCCAATGATATAAAAACAACTGAGCTTCCAGAAAATACAACAAATGCAATGATCACACTTGGTGCAGCGAGTAACGCGACGGTCAAATTAAATGGCGAAGAACTTCCGATCAACGCAGGACCAAATAATACGAGCCTTAAGAATATCTCGCTTTCCTTGCAGTATGCAGAGTAA
- the yfmH gene encoding EF-P 5-aminopentanol modification-associated protein YfmH, giving the protein MHKAEYEQINETLYHEVLPNGLTVYLLPKNDYHKTYGLFSTNYGSIDNEFIPYGATEKVKVPDGIAHFLEHKLFEKEEGDVFQLFGQQGASANAFTSFTKTSYLFSTTDQVEKNLLTLLDFVQAPYFTEETVNKEKGIIGQEIQMYEDDPNWRLFFGILNNLYPNHPLHIDIAGTVESIGDITAEDLYTCYQTFYQPSNMVLFVVGNLEPEQLMEQIRRNQAAKEFPPAQKIERFFPENSADILPMSTLEAAITREKFVLGIKGIDDLPENGRELLRYKTAIRLLLQLLLGPTSQNYLTLYNEGIIDDSFGFEFSLDREFHFADFSGDSDQPELAVEKIKEILLNFEQDEGITEENLKLLKKKMLGQYFQSLNSIEYIANQFTQSLFGDQTLFDLPEIIESIQMTDLLQVGRSFINEEVLSEFYMQPKK; this is encoded by the coding sequence ATGCATAAAGCCGAATATGAGCAAATCAATGAAACACTCTATCACGAGGTCTTACCGAATGGTTTGACGGTCTATCTGTTGCCAAAAAATGATTATCACAAAACATACGGTCTATTCAGTACGAACTACGGATCGATCGATAATGAATTTATTCCTTATGGTGCAACTGAAAAAGTAAAGGTCCCTGATGGCATCGCACATTTTTTAGAACATAAATTATTTGAAAAAGAAGAAGGCGATGTTTTTCAGTTGTTCGGTCAACAAGGGGCATCAGCGAATGCGTTCACGAGCTTCACGAAAACAAGCTATTTGTTCTCAACGACAGACCAAGTAGAAAAGAATCTGTTGACGCTGCTTGATTTTGTTCAAGCGCCTTATTTTACTGAAGAAACAGTGAACAAAGAAAAAGGGATCATTGGTCAAGAGATCCAAATGTACGAAGATGATCCGAACTGGCGGTTATTCTTCGGTATTTTAAATAATTTATACCCGAACCATCCCTTGCACATCGATATCGCAGGAACCGTGGAAAGTATCGGTGACATCACAGCAGAAGATTTATATACGTGCTATCAAACCTTTTATCAACCAAGCAATATGGTACTATTTGTCGTCGGCAATCTGGAGCCAGAACAACTGATGGAACAGATCCGCCGCAATCAAGCGGCGAAAGAATTTCCGCCAGCCCAAAAAATCGAACGCTTCTTTCCTGAAAATAGTGCGGATATTCTGCCAATGAGTACATTAGAAGCAGCCATCACACGCGAGAAGTTCGTTTTAGGGATCAAAGGAATCGATGATTTACCTGAAAACGGCAGAGAACTGCTAAGATACAAAACAGCGATTCGTTTGTTACTACAATTACTTTTAGGACCAACTTCACAAAACTATTTGACGCTCTACAACGAAGGGATCATTGATGACAGTTTTGGCTTTGAATTTAGTTTAGATCGTGAATTCCATTTTGCTGACTTCAGTGGCGATTCGGATCAACCTGAGCTGGCAGTTGAAAAAATAAAAGAGATCCTTTTGAACTTTGAACAGGATGAAGGCATTACAGAAGAAAACTTGAAATTATTGAAAAAGAAAATGTTGGGTCAGTATTTCCAATCATTGAATTCGATCGAGTACATTGCCAATCAATTTACCCAAAGTCTATTCGGTGACCAAACATTGTTCGATCTGCCAGAAATCATTGAATCGATCCAAATGACGGACCTCCTTCAGGTCGGACGCTCATTTATCAATGAAGAAGTGCTTAGCGAATTTTATATGCAACCAAAAAAGTAA
- the yfmF gene encoding EF-P 5-aminopentanol modification-associated protein YfmF, which yields MTYQLTEGVNLHVLPTKQFKTIRIFVRFTTALEKEIVTKRSLLSSLLETNSLNYPDQTRLSAKLADLYGAGFGFSVRKKGNLHWMNAGISFVNGAYVNDDTILTDAVSFLKEVLFFPNIKEQAFDQATFDLEKNNLKQYLESLNEDKQTMASLALQELYFEQSDAQKIPSMGSVEELEKITSGSLAAYYAQMIEEDQVDIFVVGDIEETLAIDALKELPFTARKVVRPEIFYEQTQDNVIKERQIQEPVVQAKLNLAYQTNVYYDQPERFSLMVFNGLFGGFPHSKLFMNVREKESLAYYASSNVDTFRGLLTVQTGIETKNRNQVLHLIHEQLASLRNGEITELELDQTKAMLRNHYLLSLDSPQAAIESAYLAHWLPDTELTDEEWLARMERVTIKDIQEVANQIELQAIFFLAGGEENA from the coding sequence ATGACATATCAATTGACAGAAGGTGTGAACCTTCATGTGCTTCCAACCAAACAATTTAAAACGATCCGTATTTTTGTACGGTTCACTACAGCTTTAGAAAAAGAGATCGTTACCAAGCGCTCCCTATTGAGTAGCTTATTAGAAACGAATAGTTTGAACTATCCAGACCAAACACGATTAAGTGCGAAATTAGCTGATTTGTATGGTGCCGGCTTCGGTTTTTCTGTACGAAAAAAAGGAAACTTACACTGGATGAATGCGGGAATCAGTTTCGTTAATGGCGCATATGTCAACGATGACACGATCCTAACAGATGCCGTCTCTTTTTTAAAAGAAGTGTTGTTCTTTCCTAATATCAAAGAGCAAGCATTTGACCAAGCAACGTTTGATTTAGAGAAAAATAATTTAAAGCAATACTTGGAAAGTTTGAATGAAGACAAGCAAACAATGGCTTCGTTAGCCTTACAAGAATTATACTTTGAACAATCAGACGCACAAAAAATCCCAAGTATGGGTTCTGTAGAGGAACTAGAAAAAATCACTTCCGGTTCTTTAGCAGCATACTATGCTCAGATGATCGAGGAAGATCAAGTGGATATCTTTGTCGTAGGTGATATCGAAGAAACGCTGGCAATCGATGCGTTAAAAGAGCTTCCTTTTACTGCACGAAAAGTAGTACGACCTGAAATCTTTTATGAGCAAACACAAGACAATGTGATCAAGGAACGACAAATCCAAGAACCAGTTGTGCAAGCAAAACTGAATCTAGCCTATCAAACCAATGTTTACTATGATCAGCCGGAACGCTTTTCATTGATGGTGTTCAATGGTTTATTCGGAGGTTTCCCGCATTCGAAATTGTTTATGAATGTGCGAGAAAAAGAAAGTTTAGCGTATTACGCATCTAGTAACGTTGATACTTTCCGTGGGTTACTGACTGTGCAAACAGGGATTGAGACAAAGAATCGCAATCAAGTATTGCACTTGATCCATGAACAACTGGCAAGTTTGCGCAATGGTGAAATCACTGAATTAGAGCTTGACCAAACGAAAGCCATGTTACGTAACCACTATCTATTATCGTTAGATTCTCCGCAAGCGGCGATTGAATCGGCCTATTTAGCGCATTGGCTTCCTGATACCGAACTAACAGATGAAGAATGGTTAGCACGTATGGAGCGTGTGACGATCAAGGACATCCAAGAAGTCGCAAACCAAATTGAATTACAAGCAATTTTCTTTTTAGCTGGAGGTGAAGAGAATGCATAA
- the mscL gene encoding large conductance mechanosensitive channel protein MscL produces MIKEFKEFIMRGDVLDLAVGVVIGSAFTGIVNQIVQGVITPLVGWVVAMITGTSDLDGALSVLDWSPAKGVTFAFGNVISAIITFVITGFVLFLVVKAANHAKNLRPKEEEVVEDKPTAEDYLSDIRDLLAQQTAENNARPTAQATIENTDKEA; encoded by the coding sequence ATGATCAAAGAATTTAAAGAATTTATCATGCGTGGCGACGTATTAGACTTAGCCGTTGGTGTGGTGATTGGTAGTGCCTTTACTGGGATCGTGAATCAAATCGTTCAAGGCGTGATCACTCCATTAGTTGGTTGGGTCGTGGCTATGATCACAGGTACCTCTGACTTAGATGGCGCATTGTCTGTTCTTGATTGGTCCCCTGCTAAAGGAGTTACTTTTGCTTTTGGGAATGTTATTAGTGCAATTATTACATTTGTCATTACTGGTTTTGTTCTATTCCTAGTTGTCAAAGCAGCCAATCATGCGAAAAACTTACGACCAAAAGAAGAAGAAGTCGTGGAAGATAAACCAACTGCGGAAGATTATCTTAGTGATATCCGCGATCTATTAGCACAACAAACAGCTGAAAACAATGCACGCCCAACTGCTCAAGCAACGATTGAGAATACAGATAAGGAAGCGTGA
- a CDS encoding GNAT family N-acetyltransferase, which yields MEHYVKKFAELTTAEFYAIVKERIAVFVVEQNCPYQEVDEIDEIAWHTYFKDEEGTILAYTRIYVEDDAVHFGRVLVNQAHRKSGLGQKIVQHTLAAIEANAPGRPIVIGAQEYLQSFYESFGFEAISEVYLEDGIPHLDMRKQP from the coding sequence ATGGAGCATTATGTAAAAAAATTTGCAGAATTAACGACAGCAGAATTTTATGCAATCGTGAAAGAACGCATCGCTGTATTTGTTGTTGAACAAAATTGTCCTTACCAAGAAGTCGATGAGATCGATGAAATCGCATGGCATACTTATTTTAAAGATGAAGAAGGTACGATTTTAGCGTATACACGTATTTATGTAGAAGATGATGCTGTTCATTTTGGACGAGTATTGGTGAACCAAGCGCATCGAAAATCCGGTTTAGGGCAAAAGATCGTACAGCACACATTAGCTGCAATTGAAGCGAATGCACCTGGACGTCCAATCGTGATCGGGGCGCAAGAGTACTTACAATCATTTTATGAATCGTTTGGCTTCGAGGCTATCTCAGAAGTGTACTTAGAAGACGGGATCCCACATTTAGATATGCGAAAACAACCATAA
- a CDS encoding Veg family protein has translation MPLTLATIKKDLEGRIGSQIMLVAQTGRKRQTERRGVLTETYPSVFVVDLDPEENSFERVSYSYSDVLTRTVEIEFLTEAV, from the coding sequence ATGCCACTAACTTTAGCTACAATCAAAAAAGATTTAGAAGGTCGTATCGGCAGCCAAATCATGTTGGTTGCACAGACTGGAAGAAAGCGTCAAACGGAACGCCGAGGCGTTTTAACAGAAACCTATCCTTCAGTATTTGTCGTAGACTTAGATCCTGAAGAAAATTCTTTTGAACGAGTATCTTACAGTTATTCGGATGTACTTACTCGAACAGTTGAGATCGAATTTTTAACTGAAGCAGTTTAA
- a CDS encoding sigma-70 family RNA polymerase sigma factor: MSEELLCAARNGDEEAFALLYQKYFPLLLRLKNIYYLRNYVSEDWEQEARIALYQALKTYENNKGVSFGSYYKSIISNQIYSLLRKQNALKRRDQKNEISIEQKIATEGPDFLAEITIQEPVAMQQLLLKEAFEECDIKFSSKEAKIFQQYMQGNDFTEMERELAMDLKQIKSAYGRVKYKIKKHLKDYNE; the protein is encoded by the coding sequence ATGTCCGAGGAGTTATTGTGCGCCGCCCGTAATGGAGATGAAGAGGCTTTTGCCCTACTGTATCAAAAATATTTCCCGTTATTGTTACGGTTGAAGAATATTTATTATTTAAGAAATTATGTCAGTGAAGATTGGGAACAAGAAGCAAGGATCGCACTATATCAAGCACTCAAAACGTACGAAAACAATAAAGGGGTTAGTTTTGGGAGCTATTACAAAAGCATTATCAGTAATCAAATCTACTCTTTACTACGAAAACAAAATGCACTAAAACGCCGAGACCAAAAGAATGAAATATCCATTGAACAAAAAATAGCTACAGAAGGACCGGATTTCTTAGCTGAGATCACGATCCAAGAGCCTGTGGCAATGCAACAATTACTATTAAAAGAAGCTTTCGAAGAGTGCGACATCAAATTCTCATCAAAAGAGGCAAAAATTTTTCAACAGTATATGCAAGGAAATGATTTTACTGAGATGGAAAGAGAACTAGCAATGGATCTAAAACAAATAAAAAGCGCTTACGGAAGAGTGAAATACAAGATAAAAAAACATTTGAAAGATTATAATGAGTGA
- a CDS encoding NYN domain-containing protein: MKKQLLIVDGYNMIGSWPELVTLKNQDKMADAREALLHRLSNYAKYEGIEVIVVFDAQLVPGIQQNYRKYQLEVVFTKEDETADTYIERIAGELNTRLTQVTVATSDLAEQWVIFSQGALRTSAYELYKTIKKTEKNITQDNINMRFIDFRRNSPWNEEQLEKLSQKLDDLMRKEK; encoded by the coding sequence ATGAAGAAACAACTGCTGATCGTCGATGGCTATAACATGATTGGTTCTTGGCCAGAGTTAGTTACATTGAAAAATCAAGACAAAATGGCAGATGCCAGAGAAGCATTATTGCATCGTTTATCAAATTATGCAAAATATGAAGGGATCGAAGTCATCGTTGTTTTTGATGCGCAATTAGTTCCAGGTATCCAACAAAACTATCGGAAATATCAGTTAGAAGTCGTTTTTACAAAAGAAGATGAGACGGCAGATACGTATATCGAGCGCATTGCTGGGGAGCTGAATACTCGGTTGACACAAGTAACAGTAGCAACGAGTGATTTAGCAGAACAATGGGTGATCTTCTCACAAGGAGCTTTGCGGACCTCAGCGTATGAATTATATAAAACAATTAAAAAAACAGAAAAAAATATTACCCAAGATAATATAAATATGCGTTTTATCGATTTTCGACGAAATTCTCCTTGGAATGAAGAACAATTAGAAAAATTGTCCCAAAAATTGGACGATTTAATGAGAAAAGAAAAATAA
- the rlmB gene encoding 23S rRNA (guanosine(2251)-2'-O)-methyltransferase RlmB: MRKENKERNYQKRNKKDSPRFTKGNDKRSGKKETAYVGQEDTTSEDNFVFGHHATIEALQQGRGNKLFLQEDSRGEKVEELKTIAREQAVPVKWVPKQKLDLLSDRGVHQGVVLAITPYEYLTLDQLLEQAKNKTQTPFFLILDSIEDPHNFGSILRTADASGVDGVIIPKHRAVGITPIVTKTSTGAVEYVPVARVTNLVQTVQQLKEQQFWVFGTDMEGTNFQSWNAKGAIALVIGNEGRGMSAGLKKEMDELLTIPMVGHVQSLNASVAAGLLMYQAFSQRQGE; encoded by the coding sequence ATGAGGAAAGAAAATAAAGAACGTAATTACCAAAAACGAAACAAAAAAGATTCTCCACGTTTTACCAAAGGCAATGACAAACGTAGTGGAAAAAAAGAAACAGCCTATGTCGGCCAAGAGGACACAACGAGTGAAGACAACTTTGTATTTGGTCATCATGCAACGATCGAAGCCTTACAACAAGGGCGAGGAAATAAATTGTTTCTTCAAGAAGATTCCCGCGGTGAAAAGGTCGAAGAATTAAAAACGATTGCCCGTGAACAAGCGGTACCAGTCAAATGGGTACCTAAACAAAAATTAGATCTACTTAGCGATCGCGGCGTTCACCAAGGCGTGGTATTAGCGATAACACCTTACGAATATTTGACATTGGATCAATTATTAGAACAAGCAAAAAACAAAACGCAGACACCATTTTTCTTGATTTTGGACAGTATCGAAGACCCACATAATTTTGGGTCGATTTTACGAACAGCAGATGCTAGTGGGGTAGATGGCGTCATCATTCCGAAACATCGTGCAGTCGGGATCACACCAATCGTGACAAAAACGTCAACAGGTGCCGTTGAATACGTGCCAGTCGCTCGTGTGACGAATTTAGTTCAAACCGTCCAGCAACTAAAAGAGCAGCAATTCTGGGTATTCGGCACGGATATGGAAGGGACCAATTTCCAATCATGGAATGCCAAAGGCGCGATTGCGTTAGTGATCGGTAATGAAGGCCGCGGCATGAGCGCAGGCTTGAAGAAAGAAATGGACGAGCTCTTGACGATCCCTATGGTTGGGCATGTCCAAAGCTTGAACGCAAGTGTGGCTGCCGGACTTCTGATGTATCAGGCTTTTTCTCAGCGACAGGGGGAATAA
- a CDS encoding Mini-ribonuclease 3: MRDHTQLNGLALAYVGDAIYEIYIRDYLIEKGETKPNKLHRAATHYVSAKAQAFLIQQMLQEKLLTEDEELYYRRGRNAKSHTSAKNADITTYRVATGFEALMGYLHLTKQTERMEELITWCIEKVGETHEERK, translated from the coding sequence ATGAGAGACCATACACAATTGAACGGCTTAGCGCTTGCTTATGTCGGAGATGCCATTTATGAGATTTATATTCGCGATTATTTGATTGAAAAAGGCGAAACAAAGCCCAATAAACTGCATCGAGCAGCGACGCATTATGTTTCAGCAAAGGCACAAGCCTTTTTGATCCAACAAATGTTACAAGAAAAGCTGTTAACAGAAGACGAAGAGTTGTACTATCGCAGAGGTAGAAATGCCAAAAGTCATACAAGTGCCAAAAATGCAGACATCACAACCTATCGTGTGGCAACGGGGTTTGAAGCCTTGATGGGCTACTTACATCTAACAAAACAAACGGAACGGATGGAAGAATTGATCACATGGTGCATTGAGAAAGTAGGTGAAACCCATGAGGAAAGAAAATAA
- the cysS gene encoding cysteine--tRNA ligase — MIKIYNTLTREKETFVPLKEGQVAMYVCGPTVYNYIHIGNARSTIAFDTIRRYLEYRGYQVNYVSNFTDVDDKIIKAANQLGITAPEVADRFIHAFEEDTKALNVQPATLHPRVMDHMEDIRVFIQALIDKGFAYESNGDVYYRTRKFTEYGQLSDQSIDELEIGASQRTGAEQQQKEDPLDFALWKKAKPGEISWPSPWGEGRPGWHIECSVMATKHLGETIDIHGGGQDLEFPHHENEIAQSEAKTGKKFANYWMHNGYVTIGEDDQKMSKSLGNFITVHEMIQEVDPQVLRFFMATTQYRRPIRYSEATMKEAATNLQRLKNTFDNLNFRFENAVEDHSEDERQMTELEQLEARFIKEMDDDFNAANGITVVYELAKWINTYLEQPTVSKTILSKSEALFTQWLSIFGILFTTAEMLDEEIEQLIEERTQARKNRDFARSDEIRDQLKEQGILLDDTPQGTRWRREA; from the coding sequence ATGATAAAAATCTATAATACATTAACAAGAGAAAAAGAGACATTTGTTCCTTTGAAAGAAGGCCAGGTCGCGATGTATGTTTGCGGACCCACAGTTTATAACTACATCCATATCGGGAATGCACGCAGTACGATCGCATTTGACACGATTCGACGTTATTTGGAATATCGTGGGTACCAAGTGAACTATGTCTCTAATTTTACAGATGTGGACGATAAAATCATCAAGGCTGCTAATCAGCTTGGAATCACCGCACCAGAAGTCGCTGATCGGTTTATCCATGCTTTTGAAGAAGATACAAAAGCATTGAATGTCCAACCAGCAACGCTTCATCCAAGAGTAATGGACCACATGGAAGACATTCGTGTGTTCATCCAAGCGTTGATCGACAAAGGATTTGCGTACGAATCAAATGGTGATGTGTATTACCGTACGAGAAAATTCACCGAGTATGGACAATTGAGTGATCAATCGATCGATGAGTTAGAGATCGGGGCAAGTCAGCGTACTGGCGCAGAACAACAACAAAAAGAAGATCCGTTAGATTTTGCCTTATGGAAAAAAGCAAAACCAGGAGAGATCTCATGGCCATCGCCATGGGGGGAAGGTCGTCCTGGCTGGCATATCGAATGTTCGGTGATGGCAACGAAACATCTAGGTGAAACCATTGACATCCATGGTGGTGGCCAAGACTTGGAGTTCCCTCATCACGAAAACGAAATCGCCCAAAGTGAAGCGAAAACAGGTAAAAAATTCGCGAACTATTGGATGCACAATGGCTATGTAACGATTGGTGAAGATGACCAAAAAATGAGTAAGTCTTTAGGAAACTTCATCACCGTCCATGAAATGATCCAAGAGGTTGATCCGCAAGTATTACGCTTCTTTATGGCAACGACCCAATATCGTCGTCCGATCCGCTACAGTGAAGCAACGATGAAAGAAGCTGCAACCAATTTACAACGATTGAAAAATACGTTTGATAATCTAAACTTCCGCTTTGAAAATGCAGTAGAAGACCACTCGGAAGATGAAAGACAGATGACTGAACTAGAACAATTAGAAGCCCGCTTCATCAAAGAAATGGACGATGATTTCAATGCAGCGAACGGAATCACGGTTGTCTATGAATTAGCAAAATGGATCAATACGTATTTGGAGCAACCGACAGTTTCCAAAACGATCCTATCAAAAAGTGAGGCACTATTTACCCAATGGCTGTCGATTTTTGGTATCTTATTTACGACAGCAGAAATGTTGGATGAAGAGATCGAGCAATTGATCGAAGAACGGACACAAGCTAGAAAAAACCGCGATTTCGCTCGTAGTGATGAAATTCGGGATCAATTAAAAGAGCAGGGGATCTTGTTAGATGACACACCACAAGGTACTCGTTGGAGAAGAGAAGCATGA